The proteins below are encoded in one region of Shewanella algae:
- a CDS encoding diguanylate cyclase domain-containing protein, giving the protein MKSLTSLLSLLCVLVCLPLDAATQVQSPAKPLVIVMGEDSYPYQFVDDAGQPQGILVDLWQEWSRINQRPITLVARHWNDSLKQLKEGKADVHLALALTPEREAEFEFAKPISRIDTYLYLHSELRHKDSFEKLLPYRIGIVKGSSHESDLKAQESGLSFALYPGRDALLKAVSRGEIKVFAGMEGYLRDRQLARSIAQQYPTANRMLIKHSPVAPAVAKGRQTLVAEIDSGFAQITPEFIVQTQRRWLGYRADQHGITVAMPLNMEPFSDLGPDGLPHGLYVDIWHKWSAKTGVPVEFVAGSMNSTLEQVKQGIVDAHIGYPESDDLSSGLKRAWHLHTQSSRLFLKGQMESPLALLDGKRLGIFPSSPYITELKQVLPKVQLKYFDSLDAMVNAADRGDISGFVSPSAWTQHYLLTHGLWAGYQQAKALQFSSDIYVLTRRQDDGLTQRLIAGFNLLTREELAALENKWMLNSDDHVYSRDQSRLPLTQAELGYLESLPELKVGYLKDWPPFEFKDEQGQFAGINADVMTRVAQQLGLKLLPVAFDEWRDLLKALGSGEVVMAASLAARDEQHVALAFSDGYWPSPWAMVSTVDHLNLYSLGQLNGQRVAIVEGYQLAGELMAKSQGISPVLVPGMREGLEAVNLGRADLFIDKVVSLASALSTGQYPALKMNLITDMADQKSHIGVTPGYKPLVPLINRVISGIDDSQRQRIHEKWVGTVITDKSQQYKEWLGYFLLALLIALFIVLLVLQLNRRLSREMSLRREAELKMKHLANHDPLTGLPNRALLDDRLEQAFLQHAREQERFAVLFLDVDGFKAINDTYGHEVGDRMLVQVTQRLAAVIRKSDTLVRFGGDEFVVILNRIQDFDAVCQVADNLIQSLAGPLKWQNISVQLSLSVGISVYPVDGDNAIELLKRADQLMYRAKESGGSCYRSA; this is encoded by the coding sequence TTGAAATCGCTGACCTCTCTTTTGAGTCTATTGTGTGTGCTCGTATGTCTGCCGCTGGATGCGGCCACTCAAGTCCAGTCCCCCGCCAAACCACTCGTCATAGTGATGGGGGAGGATAGTTATCCCTACCAATTTGTTGATGATGCCGGCCAGCCACAGGGGATCCTAGTGGATCTCTGGCAGGAATGGAGCCGGATCAATCAAAGACCCATCACACTAGTGGCGCGGCACTGGAACGATTCCCTGAAGCAGCTCAAAGAAGGCAAGGCGGATGTACACCTGGCGTTGGCGCTGACCCCGGAGCGCGAGGCCGAATTTGAATTTGCCAAGCCCATCAGTCGTATTGATACCTACCTCTATCTGCACTCTGAACTGAGGCACAAGGACAGTTTTGAGAAGCTGCTGCCGTATCGGATAGGGATAGTCAAAGGCTCGTCCCACGAATCGGATCTTAAGGCTCAGGAGTCCGGCCTTTCATTTGCCTTATACCCAGGTCGCGACGCATTGCTCAAGGCGGTATCCCGCGGAGAAATCAAGGTGTTTGCAGGCATGGAAGGGTATCTACGTGACCGGCAATTGGCCCGCAGTATTGCCCAGCAATATCCCACCGCCAACCGGATGCTGATAAAGCATTCGCCGGTGGCGCCGGCTGTCGCCAAAGGCAGGCAGACCTTGGTGGCCGAAATCGATAGTGGCTTTGCCCAGATCACTCCTGAGTTTATCGTTCAGACCCAGAGGCGCTGGCTGGGGTATCGTGCCGATCAGCATGGGATCACGGTTGCCATGCCACTGAATATGGAGCCGTTTTCCGATCTTGGCCCGGATGGCTTACCCCACGGCCTGTATGTGGATATCTGGCACAAATGGTCCGCCAAAACCGGGGTGCCGGTGGAGTTTGTTGCCGGTAGCATGAACAGCACTCTGGAGCAGGTCAAGCAGGGGATTGTCGATGCCCATATAGGTTATCCGGAAAGTGACGATCTCAGCTCTGGACTCAAGCGTGCCTGGCACTTACACACCCAAAGCAGCCGTCTGTTTCTCAAAGGTCAGATGGAGAGCCCGCTGGCGCTATTGGACGGCAAACGCTTGGGGATTTTCCCATCATCACCCTATATCACAGAGCTGAAACAGGTCTTACCCAAGGTACAGCTCAAGTATTTCGACTCTCTCGATGCCATGGTCAATGCCGCCGACCGGGGCGATATCTCAGGCTTCGTCTCGCCCTCGGCCTGGACTCAGCATTATCTGTTGACTCATGGACTCTGGGCCGGTTACCAGCAAGCAAAAGCCTTGCAGTTCAGCTCAGATATCTATGTGTTGACCCGCCGCCAGGACGATGGCCTGACCCAAAGGCTGATCGCCGGCTTTAATCTGTTGACCCGCGAGGAGTTGGCGGCGCTGGAAAACAAATGGATGCTCAATAGTGACGATCATGTTTACAGCAGGGATCAAAGTCGGCTGCCATTGACCCAGGCAGAGCTGGGCTATCTTGAAAGCTTGCCCGAGCTTAAAGTAGGTTACCTCAAGGATTGGCCGCCCTTTGAATTCAAGGATGAGCAGGGACAGTTTGCCGGAATTAATGCCGACGTGATGACGAGGGTGGCGCAGCAGTTGGGGCTTAAACTGCTGCCCGTGGCTTTCGATGAGTGGCGCGATCTCCTCAAGGCGCTTGGCAGCGGCGAAGTGGTGATGGCCGCCAGTCTGGCGGCGAGGGATGAGCAACATGTTGCGCTGGCTTTTTCCGACGGTTATTGGCCATCGCCCTGGGCCATGGTTTCCACCGTGGATCATCTGAATCTTTATAGCCTGGGACAACTCAATGGCCAGCGGGTGGCGATTGTTGAAGGTTATCAGTTGGCCGGTGAGCTTATGGCCAAGAGCCAGGGCATAAGCCCAGTGTTGGTGCCCGGCATGCGCGAAGGGTTGGAAGCCGTCAACCTGGGAAGGGCGGATCTCTTTATTGATAAAGTGGTATCGCTGGCCTCGGCCCTTTCTACCGGGCAATATCCGGCGCTGAAGATGAACCTGATAACCGATATGGCCGATCAAAAGAGCCATATTGGCGTCACGCCCGGCTATAAGCCTTTGGTGCCTTTGATTAACCGGGTAATAAGCGGTATAGATGACAGCCAACGGCAAAGGATCCATGAAAAATGGGTTGGCACTGTGATTACCGACAAGAGCCAACAATACAAGGAATGGTTGGGCTATTTTCTGCTGGCACTCTTGATTGCGCTGTTTATTGTACTGCTGGTGTTGCAGCTCAATCGGCGCCTCAGCCGGGAAATGAGCTTAAGGCGTGAGGCCGAGCTTAAGATGAAGCATCTTGCCAATCATGATCCGCTCACCGGCTTACCCAACAGGGCATTGCTCGATGACAGGCTGGAGCAGGCGTTTTTGCAACATGCCAGAGAGCAGGAGCGTTTTGCCGTACTGTTTTTGGATGTCGATGGCTTCAAAGCCATAAACGACACCTATGGTCATGAGGTGGGTGACAGAATGCTGGTGCAGGTCACTCAGCGCCTGGCCGCGGTGATCCGTAAATCTGATACTCTGGTGCGCTTTGGCGGTGACGAGTTTGTGGTGATACTCAATCGAATTCAGGATTTCGATGCCGTCTGCCAGGTGGCGGATAACTTGATCCAATCGCTTGCCGGGCCACTCAAGTGGCAAAACATCAGTGTGCAGCTGTCACTCAGTGTCGGGATCAGCGTGTATCCGGTGGACGGCGACAACGCCATCGAACTGCTCAAACGGGCCGACCAACTTATGTATCGCGCCAAAGAGAGTGGCGGCAGTTGTTATCGCAGTGCCTGA
- the cmoB gene encoding tRNA 5-methoxyuridine(34)/uridine 5-oxyacetic acid(34) synthase CmoB, whose translation MISFSNFYQQIADSNLQHWLETLPAKLGDWQREHKHGALPKWEKVLAKLNYPSPDSLDFKDSVTIGSGEQLATGQREKLENLLQLLHPWRKGPFHIHGIHIDTEWRSDWKWERVAPHISPLAGRTVLDVGCGSGYHMWRMYGEGAKMVVGVDPSSLFLCQFEAVKRLTGGTPPVHLLPLGIEELPPLDAFDTVFSMGVLYHRRSPIDHLLQLRDQLRTGGELVLETLVIEGDENAVLLPRDRYGKMNNVWFIPSVAALQLWLEKCDFREVRCVDLDVTSLAEQRSTPWMRNESLVDYLDPTDINLTVEGYPAPKRATFIAIK comes from the coding sequence GTGATCAGTTTCAGTAATTTCTATCAACAGATTGCCGACTCCAATCTGCAGCATTGGCTGGAAACACTGCCGGCCAAACTCGGCGACTGGCAAAGAGAGCACAAGCACGGTGCCCTGCCCAAGTGGGAGAAAGTGCTCGCCAAGCTCAATTACCCCAGCCCCGACAGCCTGGATTTCAAAGACAGTGTCACCATAGGCTCCGGGGAGCAACTGGCAACGGGGCAGCGGGAAAAACTGGAAAACCTGCTGCAGTTGCTGCATCCCTGGCGCAAGGGGCCATTTCATATCCATGGCATTCATATCGATACCGAGTGGCGCTCCGATTGGAAGTGGGAGCGGGTCGCACCCCATATCAGCCCACTGGCAGGCAGAACCGTGCTGGACGTAGGTTGCGGCAGCGGCTATCACATGTGGCGCATGTATGGTGAAGGCGCCAAAATGGTGGTAGGTGTCGACCCCTCTTCACTGTTTTTATGCCAGTTTGAAGCGGTCAAACGCCTCACCGGCGGGACTCCGCCGGTACATCTGCTGCCTTTGGGTATAGAAGAACTGCCGCCACTGGACGCCTTCGATACTGTGTTCTCCATGGGGGTGCTGTACCACAGGCGCTCACCAATTGACCACTTGTTGCAATTGCGTGATCAATTGCGAACCGGAGGTGAACTCGTGTTGGAGACTTTGGTCATAGAAGGTGATGAAAATGCCGTACTGCTGCCACGGGATAGATATGGAAAGATGAATAATGTATGGTTTATTCCGTCCGTTGCCGCATTGCAACTCTGGCTTGAGAAGTGCGATTTTCGTGAGGTTCGCTGTGTCGATCTTGATGTTACTTCACTGGCCGAGCAACGCTCCACGCCCTGGATGCGCAACGAATCTCTGGTGGATTACCTCGATCCGACCGACATCAATTTGACAGTGGAAGGTTACCCCGCCCCCAAACGGGCAACCTTTATCGCGATTAAGTAA
- a CDS encoding ATP-dependent zinc protease: MLKQTISIAVMASMATLAGGCASTQEVANAPVPVDAQTLQSNLASQEASIVNVIAQAQNQQQQHLDALNTQLQGLQQQMKKLQQPPKETIKEVQVPAPCEASPIGDKYILGEVESVFIDELNASFDTRIDTGAESSSLDARNIILFERDGAQWVRFDVMINGADAPGKTFESKVVRFVRIKQDADEKDDRRPVIHAHLKIGKYAAETDLNLTDRSHLEYPLLLGRKFMKDIAVVDVGQAYLHGKAKDLVISSHK, encoded by the coding sequence ATGTTGAAACAGACGATTTCAATCGCCGTCATGGCCTCCATGGCAACACTTGCCGGCGGCTGCGCCAGCACTCAGGAAGTGGCAAATGCCCCGGTGCCGGTCGACGCCCAGACCTTGCAGTCCAACCTCGCCTCTCAGGAAGCCAGCATAGTCAATGTGATTGCTCAGGCTCAGAATCAACAGCAACAGCATCTGGATGCCTTGAATACTCAGCTTCAGGGTTTGCAACAGCAGATGAAGAAACTGCAGCAGCCCCCCAAGGAAACCATCAAGGAAGTACAGGTGCCTGCGCCCTGCGAAGCTTCACCTATTGGCGACAAATATATTCTCGGTGAAGTCGAGAGCGTCTTTATCGATGAGCTGAATGCCAGTTTCGATACCCGTATCGATACCGGTGCCGAATCCTCTTCACTCGATGCCCGCAACATTATTCTGTTTGAGCGTGACGGCGCCCAATGGGTTAGATTCGATGTGATGATCAATGGCGCGGATGCGCCGGGAAAAACTTTCGAATCCAAGGTGGTACGTTTTGTCCGTATCAAGCAAGACGCCGATGAAAAAGACGATCGCCGTCCGGTGATCCACGCCCACCTCAAAATAGGCAAATATGCCGCCGAAACCGATCTTAACCTTACCGACCGCAGTCACCTCGAATATCCTTTGCTGCTCGGCCGCAAGTTTATGAAAGACATAGCCGTTGTCGATGTAGGCCAAGCTTACCTGCACGGCAAAGCCAAAGACTTAGTGATTTCGAGCCATAAATAG
- the cmoA gene encoding carboxy-S-adenosyl-L-methionine synthase CmoA: MNTSQDTIYATDCGQVSDFTFDDRVAGVFSDMIRRSVPGYGQIINTIGDFAERFVTQDSKVYDLGCSLGAATLSIRRRIEGKGCEIIAVDNSPAMTERCHEYLNAYVSDTQVQLICGDIRDIAIEDASLVVLNFTLQFLPPEDRDTLIQKIYAGLRPGGALVLSEKIRFGDEVIQQVLDEHHLDFKRANGYSELEISQKRSALENVMKPDQLSNHYNRLSQAGFAHYGVWFQCFNFTSMVAIK; the protein is encoded by the coding sequence ATGAACACTTCTCAAGACACCATATATGCGACTGACTGCGGTCAGGTCTCAGACTTTACTTTTGATGACAGGGTAGCCGGCGTATTCAGCGATATGATCCGCCGCTCTGTGCCGGGTTACGGCCAGATCATCAACACCATTGGCGACTTCGCCGAGCGCTTTGTGACACAAGACAGTAAAGTCTATGATTTAGGGTGTTCTCTTGGCGCGGCAACTTTAAGTATTCGTAGGCGCATTGAAGGCAAAGGTTGCGAGATTATCGCCGTCGACAACTCACCGGCGATGACCGAGCGCTGCCATGAGTATCTCAATGCTTATGTCAGCGATACCCAGGTGCAGCTTATTTGTGGTGATATCCGTGATATCGCCATCGAAGACGCCTCCTTGGTGGTGCTCAACTTTACTTTACAGTTTCTGCCGCCCGAGGATCGCGATACCCTGATCCAGAAAATATATGCTGGCTTAAGACCCGGTGGCGCCTTGGTGCTGTCGGAAAAAATCCGCTTCGGCGATGAGGTTATCCAGCAAGTACTGGATGAACATCATCTGGATTTCAAACGCGCCAATGGCTATAGCGAGTTGGAGATCAGCCAAAAGCGCAGCGCACTGGAAAACGTGATGAAACCTGATCAACTCAGCAATCACTACAACAGATTATCCCAGGCCGGTTTTGCCCATTACGGTGTCTGGTTCCAGTGCTTCAATTTCACATCCATGGTAGCTATCAAGTGA